A stretch of DNA from Carya illinoinensis cultivar Pawnee chromosome 12, C.illinoinensisPawnee_v1, whole genome shotgun sequence:
TGTCCCTTTTTCATAGTGAGACACATCCATCTGACTAGAGACCAGCAACAGGTGATAAAGATTATTGAATACATGTAATGCTTTATGTTTGTTTATCTCACTACTGACTTTGGACATTTCAAATCCTTGTTGAAACAGGATGAAAACAGGTACAATGCAAGCAGAGGTGCACACTTAAACCTCAAGCGTGCAGAAAAGGCCCGGATTCTGGTCAACAAAATTCCCGGTATGTGTAGAATCAGAGGATTACCATAGTAATGGTGGCTTGATTGAGCATGCAGTTAGTATATTTTTGCAGAATTTGATGTGCATTAGTAGATGGAATATGTCTGTGCATCTGTGTATTTAGGGATTTTACTGCATCAACTTTAGACATTAGTGTACTTAGCAGTGGATGTCACACGCCTGTAGATGAGTGGAGAGAGCAGACCTTTAACTGGGTCATGGACACAAATTTACTTTCTTCTTGCTGAGACTTTGGAGGATTAATTAACTTCAATGTTAATCGGCAACTGGCCGATGCAAATGAAATGATTCTTTGTGGATTGCTTTGAGGTGGTAGGTAGCTTTTATTTAGACTTCACCCATTATGCATGACTCCAAGAAGTAGTTCTGCTGATGGATTGCGTAAACTGTAATCTTCATTGTTATATGAGTTCTACTGAATGCGTAGTGGCACTGAATTTTCATTTGATTGGATTTTGTGGCTTTTCAGCACTGGTTGACACATTGGTTGCCAAAACTCGGGCTTGGGAGGACGATCGTGGCATATCATTTACTTACGATGGTGTTCCTCTTCTTGCAATGCTAGATGAATATGCCATGCTCAGGCATGaacgagaagaagaaaaacgGAGGTTGAGGGTGAGTTTTGATTGACGGGATGATCAACTTGGTCACTGATAATTTTATGGGTTCATGCATGCGTCTAACATTGAACAGCACAATCCCAATTTGCGAGGCCTACTTTCATGTTTTTAGGGGGTTCACAAATACTATCTCGAATGAATAGCTGACTAggatcacaacctttgtgaATTGTAGGATCAGAAGAAGTTCCATGAGCAGCAAAGCACGCCCAGCCCTGCTCGACCTGTCGGTACAAAGAAGGTAGTGGGCCCTCGTACCAACGGCGGTGCCAACGGTACTCCTACCAGACGATTATCTCTTAATGCCCATCAAAACGGGGCCAGGTCGATGACAAAAGACGGAAAGAGGGATAATAACAGGCCAGTTGCCCCCGTGAACTACGTAGCCATATCGAAAGATGATGCTGCCTCCCATGTTTCTGGTACCGAACCAGATCCGGCCTCACCCTGATTAAAATGAGGGAGAGAGTTCTGTAGGCTTTACACCCCATCTGagattactattattactacTTGTAGTTTAAATGTGCTATAGGATATGATCTATGAAACAGTGAGTAAAAATGCGGATAAAAGTGTTGTAGCTCTGTATGTGATATGGACTTGTGGAAAGCTTTTTCAATCGTCTTGCATTGAGCTGTTAAAGTTTGATCCATGGCGGCAATCCCAGATGACTATGTTAGTACAGCCGCCGCGAGAAATGGGGACGGCACTATTTAGACAGTTACAAACTATAATCACATGGTATTCATGCGAAGTTATGATGTAATATTTTTGTGATAGGATATGACGATATCTATATTCTAAGAGgatttaagattttattcaCTTAAATATACCCGAAAAAAAGCTCACCAAGAAGGAACAACTTGTTTTCCAAGTTCGAAAAGTGTAAGGGGGTAAAATACACCAAATCTAAAATGgttgagttttgttacgtataagtaaagttgtgtactaatttgcgtattaatattgattttttcatattcaaaatttaaattaacacttttatcaataaaatttaatttttgactaatcatattagattgatgtacaTATTAGTGCGTAGTTATgtttacaattagattttttcaaaatggtTATCAAGTCTCAGTCTATAAAAAAGCCATCATTAGAGgacaaagaaagagaaaaatggaaCAGAGTAGAAAGGAAATGTGTGAAAGTGTTAGGGTGTCAGGAGGAAAATAGGAGAGTAGAAAGGAAATGTGTGAAAGTGTTAGGGTGTAAGAGGAAAATAGGGGAGGGAACGTAAAGAGGAGTAGGGTGacataaaataaagagaagatAGGAGATAAAAGATACATGTACATACGACTTCAGAGACTTTTGGTTAGGTTCTCTAGGAATGTTTCTTCAACCTCACGACAGGGTTCCAATGATGAGTTCTCCGTTAGAAGTCAAACTTTTGAgatttattatatagaaatgatAAAAGATATGCTGATTATCTAAGAATATGTATGACTatgaatagtattaaaatcatttagatattaaaaatatattaaatgatttgtaaatagtaatgaaatagtctAAAAATATCGATCTAAAAACAATTGTGTTACCAAACACGTCATATCTCTCTATTTTTGTCTTCATGCCGTCCGACCAttaaaccaaaataatatttcatatcgagaaatgatagttgcagttATAAGTGTGTAAGTTTCatgtaatcactttaaaaaaagtgaataaatatgaaacttacataaaattaattaattttttaatagtaaaccttactctttttcaaaacgactgcatgaCGCTTGCAAGTCGCTTGATGCTTATACACTCAATGGCTGTACGTCACTTGCATACTccacgactgtatataacatcacttatattttttttactaataataaaatgatcttatcttaaccattaaattaaaatgattttttcattaaaaaagtaACACGGTCCCTTTTCAAAACTGCATGTTCTAACTTCTGCTAGTTCATTTATAAGCTTTCTGTGGGCTCTCAGCAGTCAGCACTGCGTTTCTCTGTGAAGTTGGAACCAAAAGCCCACCCCGGTACTGGGTATTCTCTTacttctactatttttttttcggAATCTAAAAGCCACACGTTGGTGGAAATTCCAGGAACTGGTCTAAAACTTATGTTGataattttattcacttttgATATTAAAATAGAGGGCCACGGAATCTGCAATATCAGAGGCTGGCTAGCTGCTTATGCTCTTCCTCCTTGAACTTCCCCCATGCATGGCCGAACTGCAAGAAAGATTTGTGAATAGATGCAACCAAagcattaataaattttaataaaaagctgcaactgcatatatatatatatatgccagcCGTCAAAAACTAAAAAGTTTTGGGATGAAGTATTTCCCTTATCAGTTACAAACCATTGCGATTATCCCCTAACATTTGGGATCTTATTTAGAGATCACATGCTGCAAGATCGATCTTGTTTTGTCCTCAATCTTAAAAGGTTTTGTCTTTCTTGTTTTGCATCAATCGAATATCCTCGGCTGCTAGGTAATATATATGTTGTGTTCATCATCACGTTTACAACACAAAATTTTGTCGAAGCTGGTGGATAAAGCCAAGAGATGCTGTCCTTGTCTATAACTGTAACATAATTTACGATTCTTCTTGCTGATATATATGATTGGGTAGCCACCAAAATAATTTAACGTTACTGGTTGAAATTTCCTGATCGAAGAACTGTTCTCCTTGATTTATGTCTTTAATTAAGCGATAACTGCTACTATTGCATCATTATTATCTCACCATATATACTAACTTCAAGCTTTCATATTTGATAGCAGTAACCAAGTTAGCTTATATTTTCCTTTGAAATTATCCTCTTGGGAACCCCGCCAATTATCCTATATAATCTCTTTAAACACACAAAGCAGCAACAATATCTGAGAATAGAAGGAATATTGAAATTCAACCTCTCTCTGTCCTATATCGATTATTGAGTTTCTGATCAAGCGGAtaggtctattttttttttttttaatatgacgATCTTCCGGAATTGCTTATGGacgaagaacaagaagaagaagcaaacgCAAGCAAAAGAGCAGAAGCAGCATATCATGAAATTGGTGAAAGAGCGCACTCTAGAGGACTGCCTTAGTGCTTCATCTCCAGATTACGCCTACGAAGAAGATTGCAAAAATGGAGGCAAATACCAGGTTCTTCCACAGTATTTTAACAGGGTTTATCCAGCTTTGGCTGGAGAAGATAGAGATTGCTATAAGTCGAGGGGCAGTTTGTGTAGGGAAAGGCTTTTGAAAGTTGAAGAGATTGGTAGAAGATCAGAAGTGGGAATTTCTTCCTCAACATTGATCAGCAGAAGCCGAAGTGGAAAGGCAAAGAAAAGAGTGAACTTTAAACTACCTGAAGAGGCCGATATCATCATATTCTATTCACCACACAGAGTATTTTGATCGATGAGTACTGATGGGAGAAAAAGTTGTGGTACTAATCACACGAGTCTTTCGTATTGGTAAACGAGAACAGAACCTTCTTACAATTAATCTATCGAGAAGGGGACGAATTTAGCTGGAGAAGATGCGGATTACAACTCTTACAGGAGGGACATGAGTTTACGTATGAAAAgtcttttaaatttgaagagattggTAGAAGGTAAATGGGTGTTGTACGTCTTCAATATCGACCCAAATTGGCAAGGTAATTAAGAAAGAATGAACTGTAGATCGAGTCTTGGACTACCCGATCGAATCGAAGAGGCTGATGTTATCAGATTCTATTCGCTAGATCAAGAGTGTATTTGGAAGAGTGAATGATGTTTATTAAGCTTTTTCTCATGTAGTTACATGCATGCGCCGTTGTATTAATGTCGTTGTTGAGCCTTGTGGCATGCATGCACCTTGGATTGTTGAGACGTAAACctctacgtacgtacgtacgttggAAATTTTCTGCAATATATTGGGGACTGGGACAGGTGGCTGTTCGTTTGAATTTTCATTTTGGTTCTAACATGTAATATAGCATAGCTTGCTATCGaggaaaatcaaattaataattaataaagtacaAATTAAGAAACATTCATGAAGTGCATAATTTAAGAACCGACTAATTAATTAGGGACAACAAACTCCTTTTGACAAGAAGTCAAACATGGAACCAaacgataaaaaaaatatattttaattacgaaaggattacataaaagtaaatttaaaaattgatatagtttgATATGATaagtcagattgtaaagttacttttattataaaatatatttaagaaattttacaaaatcacatcaatttataagtttattgtTTCTTTGTATCTATAGCAATAGTTAggtggaagaaaataaaagtcgAATTCAAATGATATTTCACAAACTTTTAGGTGACAGACCTTCCTTCATAAACCTAAACCCATCATTATAATGAGCGATAAAGAATGCAGAATGGAAATACTAGATGTTGCCGGATTTATGATTTCCTAGTTATGGTTTGGACAACTAGCGAACACATTCATAGAAGGCATCAAGCGTAAAGGGGTAACACCACAGAAACAtacaaaagaaagaggaaaaagcaAAAAGGTGATCACAAGCCTTGATTACTGATCGTACTCTCTTAATTTTGTGTGTTTCATTAATCTCTCTTATGCATTAGCCTTCTTCTTCTACGTACGTACGGATCTTTTAAAGCCGGCCCTTTGATCTCTTTGCTCTAAGCTGCATTAGTTAAAGAAAGGGATGCAACTATATGAAAGAATTGCAGTTGCTCTAGCAGATCTTTAGCATGACTTGTGGCTCTGCGCTCTACCCTTAAGAACAGCTCCTCGCTAAACCGGTCACCAATGTGGGCATCAACTAGGACCCCGGACACACTCCTACAGCAATTGGCTAGGGCTCGACCAACTTCGGCTGCATCGTCCGGCTGGCTAACCACAAGAGGGCTGCCTCCTTTGAATACCTCTAGCTTGTTAATGGAAAATGACCCGTCGGCTTCAACTACTTCCTTGAAATCTTGTAGGCTTGGTGCATACACCGGAATGTTGAAGTTGTCACGTTTTTCACTGCTGACAAGGCCCTATAATTTTTGTACTAGGCCATGTTAGGAGCAAAgcattaaaaacaaaatcacGTTAAATTCAAATTCACAAATCATGGGACAGACATCATGAGTTGTAAACAATTTCAGCAACAAGCTGCTGGCCGACACCATGAACGTAGTCTTATTAACTTTATATGTTTCTTGTAGGGTGGCCAACCTTTAATTTGTTGgtctgaaatattttattttttagcttaTCAAAATCAGAAATTAAGTCAATATTGGATTGATCACAACGGGGATTCATCAGTACATATGATCTATAAAACAttaatattggagaaaatatgtgtattataaatataaccatatacatatatatatatatatatatcagaataTTAATCTTGTCCCATTTGATTCTGCCTCATACATATATACTAAGGGAATTTTTATAGGTCCAAATACAATTTATTTTCCAGCCCAGACCAACTCACTTAATGGtcaattattttgtgattttactTCATACTCGTAGACTCAAAAAACCATCTTCACCTTATGAAATCACAGTACTTAGtactattactatatatatatatatatatataaaatatcatcacCCTGATTAGAGATAGAAGTTGATCATCAAGGACGTACAGGATAAAAGGTACTAGCACTCGATCACTTTGTCTTCTGTAACAAAATTTCTATCTGATCAGCAATGATAGGTCGGATGGATCCCCGGCCATATATATCTAATTGCTATAAGATATGATCATTATGTTTCGCTACGATCGATTAACATGCGGTACCTCCGATGCTCCGCCCCCCAAATTGTCGACATATAATACGGCTCAGGACCCACCAGCTCCCACCACCAATTATTCTGCCGACGTGACAGTGACTAAAAAAACATAGGCCGCCAGCGGCTAGATATATATGTATCCTCAGTTAATTGCTTGGGAAACTATCGGACGGCTAGATCAATTGGTGTAAATTCATGACAAGGCCTTGTAAATTACTAAcatgcagaatacctcatgatCATTTGATCTCCTTAATTCTATACGTACGGTAATTTTCTGTGCTTAGCTTTTTTGGTTTGGCATATATAcgaggaaagaaaggaaaaaacgTCAAAGGGCCCACGGCCGTCTGCACCATTATTCAAacgcaaatatatatatataatataataaatatatgtatatatatcattatatattatttgttattaattagtttaatttgTTCTggtcagcatatatatatatatagttatgaaattaattaattaatgtactagctagctagctgcatgatgatgaatagaatgcTGCATGATAATTACCTCTTGGACAAGATCATCCCAAGCATCCTGAAAGTGAGTCCCAAAGAGGAGACCAGCCCCACCTTGGTCTGTGGGGTCTACTGAGGTTCTCCCTAAACAGACAAGAAACATAGACCCACCTCTCTTCACCTCCTGTGATCTTGATCTAAGGAACACTGCCAAATCTGTTTGGAATTGTTTCCTGTATGCCTTTGCTGTGCTTTCGTCTGCTCCGTGGATGAACACCCTCCCTTTGTTATAAGCCATCGATTTCTTGTCTAAAACGCTCTCAGGCACCTGGGTCGAGTACCCATATATATACAGATATAATATGCGGTATTAATATTTCTGACTGTTATATATATTGCACAGAAGATAATCCTAAAACTCCTTGTAGATTGACGTTTAATAAATTCAGCAGCATATAAAGTACTACTACGTACGTACCCTAAGAAAGACGGAAACAAACTTTAATTTTTCAGTcgcatatattaatatataattaattcaacGGCACACACAACTCATGTAGTATTATGatagtaaatattaataataataattgatttACCTGAGATAGCCAATGCAAGGAAAACGCCGAGTGGAAGACATCAATGGACCTCGCCGGAAAAAGCCTCCGGTAGAACGAACCGGGAACCCCAGCCGCAAAGTAAGACCTGTGGTTGTTGGCTGCTAGGCACTCCTCCATGCTACCGCCATAATTGGCTAGGGGAGGGAGGAGCTGAAAGAGGGTGTTGAAGTCATTACTGGGGAGGTCGGCGAAAAATGCAGAAAACTCCGGCGGCTCGTATCCCAAGGCCTCGTAGCGTTTGATAATGTGTTTGATAATCACGTCGACGAT
This window harbors:
- the LOC122289623 gene encoding indole-3-acetate O-methyltransferase 1-like encodes the protein MMKVIMHLYIMGSACFLNWKLLLLMAPKGDNVVVSNMKLERMLSMKGGKGESSYANNSKAQALHARSMLHLLEETLDGVQLNSPEVPFVVVDLGCSCGSNTIYIVDVIIKHIIKRYEALGYEPPEFSAFFADLPSNDFNTLFQLLPPLANYGGSMEECLAANNHRSYFAAGVPGSFYRRLFPARSIDVFHSAFSLHWLSQVPESVLDKKSMAYNKGRVFIHGADESTAKAYRKQFQTDLAVFLRSRSQEVKRGGSMFLVCLGRTSVDPTDQGGAGLLFGTHFQDAWDDLVQEGLVSSEKRDNFNIPVYAPSLQDFKEVVEADGSFSINKLEVFKGGSPLVVSQPDDAAEVGRALANCCRSVSGVLVDAHIGDRFSEELFLRVERRATSHAKDLLEQLQFFHIVASLSLTNAA